A DNA window from Zingiber officinale cultivar Zhangliang chromosome 3A, Zo_v1.1, whole genome shotgun sequence contains the following coding sequences:
- the LOC122053151 gene encoding bile salt-activated lipase-like isoform X3 codes for MAQETESVDASATAAADSADVAANSRDFARIVFSPQGNTGGSIGLVLPPGVGILVTPGGPLSGSEVPPSGSEVPPVPPSGSEVPPSGSEVPPVPPSGPEVPPSGSGSEVPPVPPSGSEVPQSGSGSEVPPVPPVPPSGSEVPQSGSGSEVPPVPPSGPESEVPPVPPSGPGSEVPPVPPSGPEVPPSGSGSEVPPVPPSGPESEVPPVRSEVEFAQRFSWKS; via the exons ATGGCACAAG AAACGGAATCCGTCGATGCATCTGCAACAGCAGCTGCGGATTCGGCTGATGTAGCTGCCAACTCGCGCGATTTCGCTCGCATCGTATTCTCTCCACAGGGGAATACTGGCGGTTCCATTGGTCTTGTCCTCCCTCCTGGAGTTGGCATTCTTGTCACTCCCGGAGGCCCTCTGTCTGGATCTGAAGTCCCTCCGTCTGGATCTGAAGTCCCTCCAGTCCCTCCGTCTGGATCTGAAGTCCCTCCGTCTGGATCTGAAGTCCCTCCAGTCCCTCCGTCTGGACCTGAAGTCCCTCCGTCTGGATCTGGATCTGAAGTCCCTCCAGTCCCTCCGTCTGGATCTGAAGTACCTCAGTCTGGATCTGGATCTGAAGTCCCTCCAGTCCCTCCAGTCCCTCCGTCTGGATCTGAAGTACCTCAGTCTGGATCTGGATCTGAAGTCCCTCCAGTCCCTCCGTCTGGACCTGAATCTGAAGTCCCTCCAGTCCCTCCGTCTGGACCTGGATCTGAAGTCCCTCCAGTCCCTCCGTCTGGACCTGAAGTCCCTCCGTCTGGATCTGGATCTGAAGTCCCTCCAGTCCCTCCGTCTGGACCTGAATCTGAAGTCCCTCCAGTCCGATCTGAG GTTGAATTCGCCCAACGCTTCAGCTGGAAGTCTTAG
- the LOC122053151 gene encoding bile salt-activated lipase-like isoform X2 produces MAQETESVDASATAAADSADVAANSRDFARIVFSPQGNTGGSIGLVLPPGVGILVTPGGPLSGSEVPPSGSEVPPVPPSGSEVPPSGSEVPPVPPSGPEVPPSGSGSEVPPVPPSGSEVPQSGSGSEVPPVPPVPPSGSEVPQSGSGSEVPPVPPSGPESEVPPVPPSGPGSEVPPVPPSGPEVPPSGSGSEVPPVPPSGPESEVPPVRSEVPPPATEVPPSGSDPPGLRDPPGLRGPLVLRAPPGLKGQSAQ; encoded by the exons ATGGCACAAG AAACGGAATCCGTCGATGCATCTGCAACAGCAGCTGCGGATTCGGCTGATGTAGCTGCCAACTCGCGCGATTTCGCTCGCATCGTATTCTCTCCACAGGGGAATACTGGCGGTTCCATTGGTCTTGTCCTCCCTCCTGGAGTTGGCATTCTTGTCACTCCCGGAGGCCCTCTGTCTGGATCTGAAGTCCCTCCGTCTGGATCTGAAGTCCCTCCAGTCCCTCCGTCTGGATCTGAAGTCCCTCCGTCTGGATCTGAAGTCCCTCCAGTCCCTCCGTCTGGACCTGAAGTCCCTCCGTCTGGATCTGGATCTGAAGTCCCTCCAGTCCCTCCGTCTGGATCTGAAGTACCTCAGTCTGGATCTGGATCTGAAGTCCCTCCAGTCCCTCCAGTCCCTCCGTCTGGATCTGAAGTACCTCAGTCTGGATCTGGATCTGAAGTCCCTCCAGTCCCTCCGTCTGGACCTGAATCTGAAGTCCCTCCAGTCCCTCCGTCTGGACCTGGATCTGAAGTCCCTCCAGTCCCTCCGTCTGGACCTGAAGTCCCTCCGTCTGGATCTGGATCTGAAGTCCCTCCAGTCCCTCCGTCTGGACCTGAATCTGAAGTCCCTCCAGTCCGATCTGAGGTACCTCCTCCTGCCACTGAAGTCCCTCCTTCTGGATCTGACCCCCCGGGCCTCAGGGACCCCCCGGGCCTGA GGGGCCCCCTGGTCCTCAGGGCCCCCCCGGGCCTGAAGGGCCAGTCGGCCCAATAG
- the LOC122053151 gene encoding basic proline-rich protein-like isoform X1 produces the protein MAQETESVDASATAAADSADVAANSRDFARIVFSPQGNTGGSIGLVLPPGVGILVTPGGPLSGSEVPPSGSEVPPVPPSGSEVPPSGSEVPPVPPSGPEVPPSGSGSEVPPVPPSGSEVPQSGSGSEVPPVPPVPPSGSEVPQSGSGSEVPPVPPSGPESEVPPVPPSGPGSEVPPVPPSGPEVPPSGSGSEVPPVPPSGPESEVPPVRSEVPPPATEVPPSGSDPPGLRDPPGLRGPGGPPGLRAPPGLRAPPGLRGPGGPLVLRAPPGLKGQSAQ, from the exons ATGGCACAAG AAACGGAATCCGTCGATGCATCTGCAACAGCAGCTGCGGATTCGGCTGATGTAGCTGCCAACTCGCGCGATTTCGCTCGCATCGTATTCTCTCCACAGGGGAATACTGGCGGTTCCATTGGTCTTGTCCTCCCTCCTGGAGTTGGCATTCTTGTCACTCCCGGAGGCCCTCTGTCTGGATCTGAAGTCCCTCCGTCTGGATCTGAAGTCCCTCCAGTCCCTCCGTCTGGATCTGAAGTCCCTCCGTCTGGATCTGAAGTCCCTCCAGTCCCTCCGTCTGGACCTGAAGTCCCTCCGTCTGGATCTGGATCTGAAGTCCCTCCAGTCCCTCCGTCTGGATCTGAAGTACCTCAGTCTGGATCTGGATCTGAAGTCCCTCCAGTCCCTCCAGTCCCTCCGTCTGGATCTGAAGTACCTCAGTCTGGATCTGGATCTGAAGTCCCTCCAGTCCCTCCGTCTGGACCTGAATCTGAAGTCCCTCCAGTCCCTCCGTCTGGACCTGGATCTGAAGTCCCTCCAGTCCCTCCGTCTGGACCTGAAGTCCCTCCGTCTGGATCTGGATCTGAAGTCCCTCCAGTCCCTCCGTCTGGACCTGAATCTGAAGTCCCTCCAGTCCGATCTGAGGTACCTCCTCCTGCCACTGAAGTCCCTCCTTCTGGATCTGACCCCCCGGGCCTCAGGGACCCCCCGGGCCTGAGGGGCCCCGGGGGCCCCCCGGGCCTGAGGGCCCCCCCGGGCCTCAGGGCCCCCCCGGGCCTCAGGGGCCCCGGGGGCCCCCTGGTCCTCAGGGCCCCCCCGGGCCTGAAGGGCCAGTCGGCCCAATAG